One Glycine max cultivar Williams 82 chromosome 3, Glycine_max_v4.0, whole genome shotgun sequence DNA window includes the following coding sequences:
- the PM9 gene encoding late embryogenesis abundant group 4 protein PM9: MQGGKKAGESIKETAANIGASAKAGMEKTKATVQEKAERMTARDPMQKELATQKKEAKMSQAELDKQAARQHNTAAKQAATAGHMGQPMGTHQTSAMPGHGTGQPTGHVTEGVVGSHPIGTNRGPGGTATAHNTRAGGNPNDYGYGTGGTYN, from the exons ATGCAGGGAGGAAAGAAAGCTGGAGAGTCCATCAAGGAAACAGCTGCAAACATTGGTGCTTCTGCCAAGGCTGGCATGGAGAAAACCAAGGCCACTGTCCAGGAGAAG GCAGAAAGAATGACGGCACGTGATCCGATGCAAAAGGAGTTGGCAACCCAGAAGAAAGAGGCAAAGATGAGCCAGGCAGAGCTGGACAAGCAGGCGGCGCGTCAGCATAACACGGCGGCGAAGCAGGCTGCCACGGCAGGGCACATGGGACAACCCATGGGGACCCATCAGACGTCAGCTATGCCCGGTCATGGAACCGGACAGCCCACGGGCCATGTCACCGAGGGAGTGGTGGGCTCACACCCTATTGGAACCAACAGAGGCCCGGGTGGGACTGCTACGGCCCATAATACCCGTGCGGGGGGAAACCCAAATGATTATGGGTATGGAACTGGGGGTACTTAcaattaa